One genomic segment of Anaerotignum faecicola includes these proteins:
- a CDS encoding PPC domain-containing DNA-binding protein produces MMQSIEHAAGSIKRVVAFRLKPGMDVLKGIEEICKAENIKNGVILSGIGSLDGAAFCNPVPLKDKKAGYGYGEPTILYGPIELTAAAGMICHDDDGNLLLHVHMSMSDQHGTGHGGHLIEGTKVLLTTDMVIAELDGLVMGRRFDEELGVPLFAPKQK; encoded by the coding sequence ATGATGCAATCCATCGAACATGCTGCAGGCAGCATAAAAAGAGTCGTTGCATTCCGCTTGAAGCCCGGTATGGATGTTTTGAAGGGCATCGAGGAGATTTGCAAAGCAGAAAATATTAAAAACGGCGTAATCCTCAGCGGGATTGGCAGTCTGGACGGTGCAGCCTTTTGTAATCCTGTTCCTTTGAAGGATAAAAAAGCAGGATACGGCTACGGAGAACCTACGATTCTGTATGGTCCCATTGAGCTGACTGCGGCAGCCGGCATGATCTGCCACGATGATGACGGCAACCTTCTGCTTCATGTACACATGAGCATGAGCGACCAGCACGGCACAGGGCATGGCGGTCATCTCATTGAAGGCACAAAGGTTCTGCTGACCACGGATATGGTGATTGCGGAGCTGGATGGGCTGGTTATGGGCAGAAGATTTGATGAGGAACTCGGGGTGCCTCTGTTTGCACCCAAGCAAAAATAA
- a CDS encoding thiamine pyrophosphate-dependent dehydrogenase E1 component subunit alpha — MASKGKKYPKEMLLDMYKTMLSIRAFETKAAECFTKGMLAGNIHLCIGQEAVPTGACYALEPEDYMTSTHRGHGHCIAKGASLDKMLAELFGKKTGYCQGKGGSMHIADVAGLHSLGANGIVGAGIPIAAGSALVSKIKGDKHVTLCFFGDSASNQGTFHEAVNMAAAWKLPVVFLCENNSYGVSVNIHSVTNTDTIAVRAQAYNIPGKTVDGNDPVTVYEAVKEAVDYAREGNGPSIVECMTFRHQGHYCGDPANYRPASYMEEAHKKDAIPNMRKRLLDGVATEEEILAVEKAVEDEMEAAYQFANESAYPDPSEATTDVYFSDNERSVVR, encoded by the coding sequence TTGGCTTCTAAAGGTAAAAAATATCCCAAGGAAATGCTTTTGGATATGTACAAAACAATGTTGAGTATCAGAGCATTTGAAACAAAAGCGGCAGAATGCTTCACAAAGGGTATGCTGGCAGGGAATATTCACCTGTGCATCGGGCAGGAGGCAGTGCCCACAGGTGCTTGCTATGCACTGGAACCCGAAGATTATATGACATCTACCCACAGAGGGCATGGTCACTGTATCGCAAAGGGCGCATCTCTGGATAAAATGCTAGCAGAGCTGTTCGGTAAGAAAACAGGGTATTGTCAGGGTAAGGGCGGTTCCATGCACATCGCGGATGTAGCAGGACTGCACAGCCTTGGTGCAAACGGTATCGTAGGCGCAGGTATTCCCATTGCGGCAGGCTCTGCACTGGTGTCCAAGATTAAGGGAGATAAGCATGTTACCCTGTGCTTCTTCGGTGACAGCGCATCCAATCAGGGTACCTTCCACGAAGCGGTAAATATGGCGGCGGCATGGAAGCTGCCTGTAGTATTCCTGTGTGAAAACAACAGCTACGGCGTTTCTGTTAATATCCATTCCGTAACCAATACGGATACGATTGCAGTGCGTGCGCAGGCGTATAACATCCCCGGGAAAACGGTTGACGGCAACGATCCCGTTACTGTATATGAAGCAGTAAAAGAAGCGGTAGATTATGCAAGAGAGGGCAACGGTCCTTCTATCGTAGAGTGCATGACGTTCCGCCATCAGGGACATTATTGCGGTGACCCTGCAAATTATCGCCCTGCATCCTACATGGAGGAGGCGCATAAGAAGGACGCAATCCCCAATATGAGAAAGAGACTGTTGGATGGCGTGGCAACAGAGGAAGAAATTCTGGCTGTGGAAAAGGCAGTAGAGGATGAGATGGAAGCGGCTTATCAGTTTGCAAATGAATCCGCATATCCTGACCCTTCCGAAGCAACAACAGATGTATATTTCTCTGATAATGAAAGGAGCGTTGTAAGATGA
- a CDS encoding alpha-ketoacid dehydrogenase subunit beta, whose translation MSKKLSISKAIGEALHEEMARDENVIIMGEDMGKMGNVFGITVGFQEEFGENRVFDTPISESGFCGMAVGAAMRGIRPVVELMYDDFITVAADPIINQAAKMRYMTGGQATVPMVLRLPMGAGRRNAGQHSQCFENIFCHTPGLKVVAPSSAEDAKGLLKSAIRDEDPVIFIEHKLLYAKKEQIPEGEYTIPLGVADVKREGTDITIVTWSREVYFALEAAEELAKEGISAEVLDLRTLVPLDWDAIVKSVSKTHNVIVLSEEVKRGSYAAEISAQIAEELFDELDAPVERVCGLNIVSPFSPTLEDENFPHPADIVKAVKKVLNK comes from the coding sequence ATGAGTAAAAAATTGAGCATCAGTAAAGCCATCGGCGAGGCTCTTCATGAGGAAATGGCAAGAGATGAAAATGTAATTATCATGGGCGAAGACATGGGTAAGATGGGGAATGTTTTCGGCATTACGGTTGGCTTTCAGGAGGAATTCGGTGAGAACCGCGTGTTTGATACCCCGATTTCCGAATCCGGCTTCTGTGGCATGGCAGTGGGGGCTGCAATGAGAGGGATTCGCCCTGTGGTAGAGTTGATGTATGATGACTTTATCACCGTTGCGGCAGATCCTATCATCAATCAGGCTGCAAAGATGAGATATATGACAGGCGGACAGGCAACCGTACCCATGGTATTGAGACTGCCCATGGGCGCAGGCAGAAGAAACGCAGGACAGCATTCGCAGTGCTTTGAAAATATTTTCTGCCACACACCCGGTCTGAAGGTTGTGGCACCCTCCAGCGCGGAGGATGCAAAGGGCTTGCTGAAATCCGCGATTCGTGATGAGGACCCCGTTATCTTTATTGAACATAAGCTGCTGTATGCAAAGAAGGAGCAGATTCCCGAAGGGGAATACACCATCCCTCTGGGTGTTGCGGATGTGAAAAGAGAGGGTACAGATATTACAATCGTAACCTGGAGCCGTGAGGTATACTTCGCACTGGAGGCAGCGGAAGAGCTGGCGAAGGAAGGCATCAGCGCAGAAGTTCTGGATTTGAGAACACTGGTTCCTCTGGATTGGGATGCCATCGTGAAATCCGTTTCCAAGACACACAATGTAATCGTTCTGTCCGAAGAGGTAAAGCGTGGCAGCTATGCGGCTGAAATTTCCGCACAGATTGCAGAGGAGCTGTTTGATGAACTGGACGCACCCGTAGAACGTGTCTGCGGTCTGAATATTGTTTCTCCCTTCAGCCCTACATTGGAGGATGAAAACTTCCCTCATCCCGCAGATATCGTAAAGGCAGTGAAAAAGGTTCTGAATAAATAA
- a CDS encoding dihydrolipoamide acetyltransferase family protein encodes MAFEVKMPQLGLTMEEGTVTKWVKQEGDTVKAGDVILEITTDKLTSEVESEHDGVLLKIVAQEGEDIPVKGLLAYIGEAGEQVGDAPAAKAEAPAAEAPVPAAAPAAPVAPVAGGRIRISPLAKKTAAKLGVDYTTVAGSGPLGRIVQKDILAAAEAAKAAPAPVAQAAAEKAAPKKTALELMDGDEVVKLAGMRKVVSERMTKSAQEIPTVTQNVRIDVTELMAFRKKINNDLGVKYSLNDYVLKATAKALKNNKHILVSIDGDQIIKRAHVNIGMAVALEDGLIVPVIKDADKMSLGEISEAARDLAERARTNKLSMDEYKGSTFSISNLGMFGVETFNPIINQPDAGILGVCAVQDELVMDAEGNITKRQFMRISFTFDHRLIDGATAAKFELAIKELLENPMQILL; translated from the coding sequence ATGGCTTTTGAAGTAAAGATGCCTCAGTTGGGGCTGACAATGGAAGAAGGCACAGTCACAAAATGGGTAAAACAGGAAGGCGACACGGTCAAGGCCGGTGATGTCATTCTGGAAATTACAACAGATAAATTGACAAGCGAAGTAGAAAGCGAGCATGACGGCGTATTGCTGAAAATTGTAGCGCAGGAAGGCGAGGATATCCCCGTAAAGGGTCTGCTGGCATATATCGGTGAAGCAGGCGAACAGGTTGGGGATGCACCCGCGGCAAAGGCAGAAGCACCTGCGGCTGAAGCGCCCGTGCCCGCAGCAGCACCTGCAGCACCTGTTGCACCTGTGGCAGGCGGCAGAATCAGAATTTCCCCTCTGGCAAAGAAAACAGCAGCAAAGCTGGGGGTAGATTATACAACAGTGGCAGGCTCCGGCCCTCTGGGCAGAATCGTGCAGAAGGATATTCTGGCGGCGGCAGAAGCTGCAAAAGCCGCACCTGCACCCGTAGCACAGGCGGCAGCAGAAAAGGCAGCGCCGAAGAAAACCGCACTGGAACTGATGGATGGCGACGAGGTTGTAAAGCTGGCAGGGATGAGAAAGGTCGTTTCCGAAAGAATGACAAAATCCGCACAGGAAATCCCTACCGTTACGCAGAATGTCCGCATTGATGTGACAGAGCTGATGGCATTCCGTAAGAAGATTAACAATGACCTTGGCGTGAAATATTCTTTGAATGATTATGTGCTGAAAGCAACGGCAAAGGCACTGAAAAATAACAAGCATATTCTGGTATCTATCGACGGTGACCAGATTATCAAGCGTGCGCATGTGAATATCGGTATGGCGGTTGCGCTGGAGGATGGTCTGATTGTGCCCGTTATCAAGGACGCGGATAAGATGAGTCTGGGCGAAATTTCCGAAGCAGCGAGAGATCTGGCAGAACGTGCAAGAACAAATAAGCTGTCGATGGACGAATATAAGGGCTCTACCTTCTCCATCTCCAATCTGGGTATGTTCGGCGTAGAAACCTTTAATCCTATCATCAATCAGCCGGATGCAGGCATTCTGGGTGTCTGCGCAGTGCAGGATGAGCTGGTAATGGATGCAGAAGGCAACATCACAAAGAGACAGTTCATGCGCATTTCCTTTACATTCGACCATAGATTGATTGACGGTGCGACAGCAGCAAAATTTGAACTCGCTATCAAAGAGCTGTTGGAAAACCCCATGCAGATTCTGCTGTAA
- the lpdA gene encoding dihydrolipoyl dehydrogenase: MAVEVKMPQLGLTMEEGTVSKWVKQEGDAVKVGDVLLEITTDKLTSEVTAEAEGTLIKIVAQEGEDVPVKGLLAYIGEAGEQVGAAPAQAAPAQAAAPAAEKKPAGETKVAVIGGGPGGYVAAIRAAQLGGKVTLIEKNKLGGTCLNVGCIPTKAILHAAEALTEAKEMAEYGIHIEVKNVDWKQVQAKKNAITAQLVGGVTGLMKANKIQVVEGTASFASKDTLAVLKKDGTKENMTFDKIIIAAGSVPAVPPIPGVKENANCVDSTGALSFEEIPKSLLVIGGGVIGIELATAYSKFGTEVTVVEAAPKLLPMMDGELTAQLRKLMEAKGVKIMTDAKVQSVEAAAVGAKVNVEIGGKVQPFAAEKVLVAVGRRTDTEALGLDAVGIANDRGRITVNDKMETNVPNVYAIGDCLGKVMLAHVASAQGEVAAENALGENAVYNGATNPSCVYTDPEFAGVGLTEEKAKEMGIAYQVGKFPLMANGKSLIMNGGVGSIKFIIGTEYKEVLGVHILGPRATDLIGECALAIGMEATVEDIIAAIHAHPTVTEAVREAALAAEKRAIHIPNK, from the coding sequence ATGGCAGTAGAGGTTAAAATGCCTCAGCTTGGGCTGACAATGGAAGAAGGCACGGTTTCCAAATGGGTAAAGCAGGAAGGCGATGCCGTAAAGGTTGGCGATGTTCTGTTGGAAATTACAACAGATAAGCTGACCAGCGAGGTGACAGCAGAAGCAGAAGGCACACTGATTAAAATCGTGGCACAGGAAGGCGAGGATGTACCCGTAAAGGGGCTTCTGGCATATATCGGCGAAGCAGGCGAGCAGGTTGGAGCAGCACCCGCACAGGCAGCACCCGCACAGGCAGCGGCTCCTGCGGCAGAGAAAAAGCCTGCCGGCGAAACGAAAGTAGCAGTTATCGGCGGCGGCCCCGGCGGTTATGTGGCAGCCATCAGAGCGGCACAGCTGGGCGGCAAGGTAACGCTGATTGAAAAGAATAAGCTCGGCGGCACCTGTCTGAATGTCGGCTGTATTCCCACAAAGGCAATCCTGCATGCGGCAGAGGCGCTGACAGAAGCAAAGGAAATGGCGGAATACGGCATCCATATTGAAGTGAAAAATGTAGACTGGAAACAGGTGCAGGCAAAGAAAAATGCCATTACCGCACAGCTGGTAGGCGGTGTTACCGGTCTGATGAAGGCAAATAAGATTCAGGTTGTGGAGGGAACAGCATCCTTCGCATCCAAGGATACTCTGGCTGTCCTGAAAAAGGACGGTACAAAGGAAAACATGACATTTGATAAAATCATCATCGCAGCAGGCTCCGTCCCCGCGGTGCCTCCCATTCCCGGGGTAAAGGAAAATGCAAACTGCGTAGATTCGACAGGCGCTTTGTCTTTTGAAGAAATTCCCAAAAGCCTTCTGGTCATTGGCGGTGGCGTAATCGGTATCGAACTGGCAACTGCGTACTCCAAATTCGGTACAGAGGTAACGGTGGTAGAAGCCGCACCTAAGCTGCTGCCCATGATGGATGGCGAGCTGACAGCACAGCTGCGCAAGCTGATGGAGGCAAAGGGCGTAAAGATTATGACAGATGCAAAGGTGCAGTCTGTAGAAGCGGCGGCAGTCGGTGCAAAGGTCAATGTAGAGATTGGCGGCAAGGTGCAGCCCTTTGCAGCAGAAAAGGTACTGGTTGCTGTCGGCAGAAGAACAGATACAGAAGCCTTGGGCTTGGATGCGGTTGGCATTGCGAATGACAGAGGCCGTATCACAGTCAACGATAAAATGGAAACAAATGTACCCAATGTATATGCCATCGGTGACTGTCTGGGCAAGGTTATGCTGGCGCACGTTGCATCTGCGCAGGGTGAAGTGGCAGCGGAAAATGCACTGGGAGAAAATGCGGTTTACAACGGTGCAACCAACCCCTCCTGTGTATATACAGACCCCGAATTTGCAGGCGTTGGGCTGACAGAAGAAAAAGCAAAGGAAATGGGGATTGCATATCAGGTAGGCAAATTCCCTCTGATGGCAAACGGTAAATCTCTGATTATGAACGGCGGCGTTGGTAGCATTAAGTTCATCATCGGGACAGAATATAAAGAGGTTCTGGGGGTACATATTCTTGGCCCCAGAGCAACAGATCTGATTGGCGAATGTGCGCTGGCCATCGGTATGGAAGCGACCGTAGAGGATATTATTGCGGCAATCCACGCACATCCCACCGTAACCGAAGCGGTCAGAGAAGCGGCTCTGGCAGCAGAGAAAAGAGCAATTCATATTCCCAATAAATAA
- a CDS encoding lipoate--protein ligase, with amino-acid sequence MVYIESPSTNPAFNLALEQYVFDRMDRSQEYFMLWQNDNTVVIGKNQNAFAEVNQKVADAKHISVVRRLSGGGAVYHDLGNLNFTFILNAKDATDLDIRLFCQPIAELLRSLDVPAEVNGRNDISIEGKKFSGNSQYLKQGRIMHHGTLMFHSDLSVVADVLNVSADKFQSKAAKSVKARVTNIAPYLPEGFTLAQFKTLLLKYILKEENVQPYVFSAEELAEIEKIKKERYDKWEWNYGFSPSYSVEKSRRFEGCGKIEVHMNTEDGSITNLQFFGDFFGVKDSADLAKALIGTKLEHQALESRLADFDIAQYFHGLEKNDFLNLLLQSE; translated from the coding sequence ATGGTCTATATCGAATCCCCCAGCACAAATCCTGCTTTTAATCTGGCTCTGGAGCAATATGTTTTCGACCGAATGGACAGAAGTCAGGAATACTTCATGCTTTGGCAGAACGATAACACCGTTGTCATCGGTAAAAATCAGAACGCCTTTGCAGAGGTCAATCAAAAGGTTGCCGATGCAAAGCATATCTCCGTTGTCCGCCGACTTTCCGGCGGCGGTGCCGTATATCATGATTTGGGGAATCTGAACTTCACATTTATTCTCAACGCAAAGGATGCAACCGATCTGGATATTCGTCTGTTCTGTCAGCCGATTGCAGAGCTGCTGCGTTCTCTCGATGTGCCTGCTGAGGTCAACGGCAGAAATGATATCAGCATTGAAGGGAAAAAATTCTCCGGCAATTCCCAGTATCTGAAGCAGGGCCGCATCATGCACCACGGCACGCTGATGTTTCATTCAGACCTTTCCGTTGTTGCGGATGTGCTGAATGTTTCCGCAGATAAATTCCAATCAAAGGCTGCAAAATCCGTAAAAGCAAGAGTGACAAATATTGCGCCTTATCTGCCTGAGGGCTTTACGCTGGCACAATTCAAGACGCTTCTCTTAAAATACATTCTGAAAGAAGAAAATGTTCAGCCCTATGTATTCTCCGCAGAGGAGCTGGCTGAAATCGAAAAAATCAAAAAGGAACGCTATGATAAGTGGGAATGGAATTACGGCTTTTCTCCCTCCTACAGCGTAGAAAAGAGCCGCCGCTTTGAGGGCTGCGGAAAAATCGAGGTCCATATGAATACGGAGGACGGCAGCATTACCAATTTGCAGTTCTTCGGCGATTTCTTCGGCGTAAAGGACTCTGCCGACCTTGCCAAGGCACTGATTGGCACAAAGCTGGAGCATCAGGCTCTGGAAAGCCGCCTTGCCGATTTCGATATCGCACAGTATTTCCATGGACTGGAGAAGAATGATTTTCTCAATCTTCTGCTGCAAAGTGAATAA
- a CDS encoding recombinase family protein, whose amino-acid sequence MKRERAAIYCRLSEEDKGKGSAENDSNSIQNQRALLTEYAHSQGWEIYEIYIDDDYSGADRSRPAFKRMLHAAEEKRFDIILCKTQSRFSRELEVVERYINRLLPQWGIRFLSLVDNADSANEDNLLLRQINGIMDEHYLAELSKNIRSVLTHRRKNGFHIGSFALYGYKKNPDRRGHLLIDEEAAAVVREVFTLFSQGYGKTAIARMLNERGIPNPTEYKRLQGIRYRQPKGKGSTLWKYFAISNMLTNEIYIGNMVQGKYGSISYKTKQNKPRPKEEWIRTERTHEPIIEQELWERVQKMLAERAKPFPSGTIGLFARKARCAECGYTLRSSKTKGKYYLQCPNHHISKESCRGAFISVERLERMVLQELHTISDAYLNWEELERQLDFCSHLKEQRASLQKSIHAHEKKIEEAHKAVRELYPDKVRGVLSEAEYLDLSKHFSAELQQQERLIADAERKIIDLDARIAAGDNRRAIIEKYINPTHLTREMVEILIDSISVGRRIAGTREVPITIYWRF is encoded by the coding sequence ATGAAAAGGGAAAGAGCCGCCATTTACTGCCGCCTATCGGAGGAGGACAAGGGCAAGGGCTCCGCCGAAAACGACAGCAACAGCATACAAAACCAACGCGCCCTGCTGACGGAATATGCCCATTCCCAAGGCTGGGAAATCTACGAAATCTACATTGATGATGACTACAGCGGCGCAGACCGCAGCCGCCCTGCCTTCAAGCGCATGCTGCACGCCGCCGAGGAGAAAAGGTTTGACATCATCCTCTGCAAAACACAATCCCGTTTCAGCAGGGAATTAGAGGTGGTGGAACGATACATCAACCGCCTGCTTCCGCAATGGGGCATCCGCTTTCTGAGTTTGGTGGACAATGCCGATTCCGCAAACGAGGATAATCTGCTTCTGCGGCAAATCAACGGCATTATGGATGAGCATTATCTGGCGGAGCTATCCAAAAATATCCGCAGTGTGCTGACGCACCGCAGAAAAAACGGCTTTCACATCGGCTCCTTTGCGCTCTATGGCTACAAAAAGAATCCCGACCGAAGGGGACATCTGCTGATTGACGAGGAGGCGGCGGCGGTGGTGCGTGAGGTTTTCACGCTTTTCTCGCAGGGCTACGGCAAGACCGCCATCGCGCGCATGCTCAACGAAAGAGGAATCCCAAATCCAACGGAATATAAACGCTTACAGGGGATTCGCTATCGGCAGCCGAAGGGCAAGGGCAGTACGCTCTGGAAATATTTCGCTATCTCCAATATGCTGACAAATGAAATCTACATCGGCAACATGGTGCAGGGAAAATACGGCAGTATTTCCTACAAAACCAAGCAAAACAAGCCGCGCCCCAAGGAGGAATGGATACGGACAGAGAGGACGCACGAGCCGATTATCGAACAGGAATTATGGGAGCGCGTACAGAAAATGCTTGCCGAAAGGGCAAAGCCCTTTCCATCCGGAACAATCGGGCTTTTTGCGCGGAAGGCGCGCTGTGCGGAATGTGGCTACACGCTGCGTTCCTCGAAAACCAAGGGGAAATATTATCTGCAATGCCCCAATCATCACATTTCCAAGGAGAGCTGCAGGGGGGCGTTTATTTCTGTGGAGCGGCTGGAGCGGATGGTTTTGCAGGAATTACATACGATTTCCGATGCCTATCTGAATTGGGAGGAGCTGGAACGGCAGCTTGATTTTTGCAGTCATTTAAAGGAGCAGAGGGCTTCTTTACAGAAAAGCATCCACGCCCATGAGAAAAAAATTGAGGAAGCGCATAAAGCAGTGCGGGAGCTGTATCCGGATAAGGTGCGCGGTGTTCTCTCCGAAGCGGAATATCTCGATTTATCGAAGCATTTTTCAGCGGAACTACAGCAGCAGGAGCGGCTGATTGCGGACGCAGAGCGGAAAATCATCGACCTTGACGCACGCATTGCCGCAGGGGATAACCGCCGCGCCATCATTGAAAAATACATCAACCCGACACACCTGACAAGGGAAATGGTCGAAATTTTGATTGATTCTATTTCTGTCGGCAGACGGATTGCAGGGACAAGGGAGGTTCCCATCACCATATACTGGCGCTTCTGA